The Sinomicrobium kalidii genome contains a region encoding:
- a CDS encoding RagB/SusD family nutrient uptake outer membrane protein, with the protein MKKIKQNIYRKGFIFLMALHAISCSEDYLDITPRGDLIASRTSDYELLFYNNDMINIGSDLTVKMSPEVCAIDQFFSGAELTRQRAFRWEADIYQPVDVPNEVSDFMGKIYVFNKIINEVMQSTGENENEKASLRAEALASRAWCYFNLINFYGRPYNPQTAASDPGFPIVTEADVRQDDFVRSSVQEVYDFIINDLETAIPDLPYSEDRLRMGRGAAEALLAKVHVFMGNYPEALTLFDNAFDSFDASPLDIRIYDLNVTTLPGGVNEPGSFGPSTPPVADNTEIVYHKYLVNLNAILNSDVLLSPETAALYGANDIRFNENFSDSEFFGPPFAVPGVYRRLAPPQVIIGIDIKDIYLLRTECKARTGDLEGAISDLEDYRELRMPETDADVPDMGQTDLIRYVIDERRREYAVQGTEWFTVRRIFNDPVFSSDTYIHTLYNNDGTVRETYSLTEDRLQLRFTDNILQENPGLTNNP; encoded by the coding sequence ATGAAAAAAATCAAACAAAATATATACAGGAAAGGATTCATTTTTTTAATGGCCTTACACGCAATATCCTGCAGTGAAGATTACCTGGACATTACCCCCAGGGGCGATCTCATCGCTTCGAGGACCAGCGATTACGAGTTGTTATTCTACAATAATGACATGATTAATATCGGCTCTGACCTGACGGTGAAAATGTCTCCCGAAGTTTGTGCGATAGACCAGTTTTTTTCCGGAGCAGAGTTGACAAGGCAAAGAGCTTTTAGATGGGAAGCAGATATTTATCAACCTGTGGATGTACCGAATGAAGTCAGCGATTTTATGGGAAAAATATATGTTTTCAACAAGATCATTAACGAAGTCATGCAATCTACCGGGGAAAATGAGAATGAAAAGGCTTCCTTAAGGGCGGAAGCCCTGGCAAGCAGAGCCTGGTGCTATTTTAACCTTATTAATTTTTACGGCAGGCCTTATAATCCTCAAACGGCCGCATCAGATCCCGGATTCCCGATTGTAACCGAAGCCGATGTGCGTCAGGATGATTTTGTTCGCTCCAGTGTACAGGAAGTCTACGATTTTATTATTAACGATCTGGAAACCGCAATACCTGATCTGCCTTATAGTGAAGATAGGCTTCGTATGGGTAGAGGCGCTGCCGAAGCACTTTTGGCCAAAGTCCATGTATTTATGGGGAATTATCCGGAGGCCCTGACTTTGTTCGATAATGCCTTTGATTCTTTTGATGCATCTCCCCTTGATATCCGGATTTACGATTTAAATGTAACGACATTACCCGGAGGAGTTAACGAACCGGGGTCGTTCGGGCCGTCAACTCCGCCGGTTGCTGATAATACCGAGATCGTCTACCACAAGTATCTCGTCAATTTGAACGCCATACTTAATTCGGATGTGCTGCTCTCGCCTGAGACTGCTGCACTTTATGGCGCCAATGATATAAGATTCAACGAAAATTTTTCCGATTCGGAATTTTTCGGACCTCCGTTTGCAGTACCTGGTGTCTACAGGCGCTTGGCGCCACCTCAGGTTATCATTGGCATTGATATCAAAGATATTTATCTGCTCCGCACGGAATGCAAAGCACGTACGGGCGACCTGGAAGGAGCGATTTCCGATCTGGAAGATTACAGAGAACTGAGAATGCCCGAAACGGATGCAGACGTACCAGATATGGGACAAACCGACCTGATAAGGTATGTTATAGACGAGAGAAGACGGGAATACGCCGTTCAGGGTACAGAATGGTTTACCGTAAGAAGGATTTTCAACGACCCTGTTTTTAGTTCGGATACTTATATCCATACACTTTACAATAACGACGGCACAGTGAGGGAAACCTATTCCCTCACGGAAGATAGGCTGCAATTGAGATTTACGGATAACATATTACAGGAAAACCCGGGATTGACCAATAATCCCTAA
- a CDS encoding protein-disulfide reductase DsbD domain-containing protein yields the protein MNMRKMMILCFLSVSLGINAQILNPVKWSTNVTRISDSEFELIATAEMEPGWHLYSQSVPEGGPVATQFSYEGNGRYLKKGNTSEGEGHTIHDPVFDMEIKYFENKAYFKQRIKSKTDEAFKINASVRFMLCDDTQCLPPKEVDLIFEINK from the coding sequence ATGAATATGCGAAAAATGATGATTTTGTGTTTTTTGAGCGTTAGTTTAGGGATAAATGCTCAAATTCTCAACCCGGTAAAATGGTCAACAAACGTTACCCGGATTTCGGATTCGGAATTCGAGTTGATTGCCACTGCCGAAATGGAGCCCGGCTGGCATTTATATTCACAATCCGTACCGGAAGGAGGCCCCGTTGCGACACAATTCTCTTACGAAGGAAATGGTCGTTACCTGAAAAAAGGAAATACTTCAGAAGGAGAGGGGCACACTATCCACGACCCGGTATTTGACATGGAGATCAAGTATTTTGAGAACAAGGCATACTTTAAACAGCGTATAAAAAGCAAGACCGATGAGGCTTTTAAAATTAATGCCTCGGTAAGGTTTATGCTTTGTGATGATACCCAGTGCTTGCCTCCCAAAGAAGTCGACCTGATATTCGAGATCAATAAATAA
- a CDS encoding SusC/RagA family TonB-linked outer membrane protein, producing the protein MKKLLNNTRSPNLFFKIDLKMKLSAICILATLFSLQAHNSYSQKKISLNLNNVPMERLLDEIENRTDFNFVYKTEDVDLKRMVSVNVNQEKIISVLDRVFSGTRTVYTVVGQQILLTERKSEQAVVLRAQKQVRGTVTDQKGTPIPGVNVFVNIGVEDIGDGVATDFEGKYTIAVTPGETLTFSHVSFVSRSVLVEDQTTIDVTLEELYNELEGVVITGYQKIESGDNAGAFAKADMSTVQNRSTSMNVLDRIDGLVPGVVINQSPSDEEGVDNSVLVRGLTTINANRQPLFVVDGVPINNISRINPRDIEDITVLKDASASAVYGSRAANGVIVITTKKGKVNSKIQFDYDTFINFQGKPDLDYIPTLTSRQFIDFARAIFDPVLNPYGQVSNTASLTDPGVPPHEQILYDLDNGLIDQATAERRLDALASFNNTNQIKDLWYRDAMLNNHTISASGGTEKHTFYSSLTYTRTEDNMPGNNDNTFKININQDFKFNSKLKVGLVTDLTQRITSGKRALTIDNRTLPYLRFRDEQENNLSMPYMQTFSRDELPGFESASGIDLDYNPLDEYDRGYDKGRDFQARITASLNWELLEGLEFQGLYGYVRGNGKVVEYNNPDNFVVRLENATMTQPATSPEGSPIHHIPLDGGHYYEENGLERNWVVRNQLNFNREWDHKHRLNILVGQEAQEQLTTVTSSFTRAFDDQSLTFPSLDLNELSTTGIGNPVIAQDPFGRSYISIGGERAPFRIVEDRYRFSSYYGTLNYTLNHKYVINGSGRIDRSNLFGRDQSAQNKPVWSAGFKWLLGNEDFLNHAAWLDNLGLRATYGLTGNAPSPGTASSYDILSSSSSSLFNRGYEITTPGNPDLTWESTRTLNLGVDFGFFNEHLSGSIDYYIKKTENLIGFVPTNSFTGYSGITGNFGDIENEGLEIMLKTLNINTGNFSWYTQFILGYNQNQITRLNQQVPIVDGSELIYTRYLEGYSAFSLFAYDFVGLDEMGDPQIRLADGSTTKMPFGTTVEDMKYMGTYQPKWSGGFSNSFSYGNFTLNANIIYNLGHVMRLDSPNPFIAFSGGRLIADASNNFTSGNLHPDILNRWRQAGDEAVTNVPSYVAERAVSQGRRNIDYYTYGDINVASASYVKLRDISLNYRFPESLLDQVGFDSFSLRVQLSNLMLWKKNKAGIDPEFHNLRMGRRSVPINQKSITFGLHLSI; encoded by the coding sequence ATGAAAAAACTTCTTAATAATACAAGAAGCCCTAATCTGTTTTTTAAAATTGATCTGAAGATGAAACTCAGTGCCATATGCATATTGGCAACACTGTTCTCCCTGCAGGCTCATAATTCTTATTCACAGAAAAAGATTTCCCTGAATTTGAATAATGTCCCTATGGAGCGTCTTCTGGATGAAATTGAAAACCGTACCGACTTTAATTTTGTCTATAAAACCGAAGATGTAGACCTGAAACGTATGGTCTCCGTTAACGTAAATCAGGAAAAGATAATTAGTGTGCTGGATCGTGTTTTTTCCGGGACCCGAACCGTCTATACGGTGGTGGGACAACAGATATTGTTGACCGAAAGAAAATCGGAACAAGCAGTTGTACTTCGGGCCCAGAAACAGGTGCGGGGAACCGTCACAGATCAAAAAGGTACACCCATCCCGGGAGTTAATGTTTTTGTCAATATAGGAGTTGAGGATATTGGTGATGGTGTCGCTACTGATTTTGAGGGAAAATATACAATTGCAGTCACGCCCGGAGAGACACTCACGTTTTCGCATGTGAGTTTTGTTTCCCGAAGCGTACTTGTCGAAGATCAGACCACAATAGATGTTACTTTGGAAGAATTATACAATGAATTGGAAGGCGTTGTGATCACCGGTTACCAAAAAATTGAAAGTGGAGATAATGCCGGCGCTTTTGCCAAGGCCGATATGTCCACCGTGCAAAACAGGAGCACCAGTATGAATGTATTGGACAGGATTGATGGCCTGGTTCCCGGAGTTGTGATCAACCAGTCACCTTCAGATGAAGAAGGTGTAGACAACTCGGTACTTGTCAGGGGGTTGACCACCATTAATGCCAACAGGCAACCCCTTTTTGTAGTGGATGGTGTGCCTATTAATAATATATCAAGGATTAATCCCCGGGATATAGAAGATATTACCGTGCTTAAAGATGCCTCTGCAAGTGCCGTTTACGGGTCCAGGGCGGCAAACGGAGTAATAGTGATAACAACCAAAAAAGGCAAGGTCAATTCGAAAATTCAGTTTGACTATGATACCTTTATCAATTTTCAGGGTAAACCGGACCTGGATTATATTCCCACTTTGACGAGCAGGCAATTTATAGACTTCGCGAGAGCTATTTTCGATCCTGTTTTAAATCCCTATGGGCAAGTATCCAATACTGCGAGTTTAACAGACCCGGGCGTACCTCCTCATGAGCAGATCTTATACGACCTGGATAACGGACTTATAGACCAGGCAACCGCAGAAAGAAGGTTGGATGCTTTAGCTTCGTTTAACAATACCAATCAGATAAAGGACCTGTGGTACAGGGATGCCATGCTCAACAACCATACTATTTCGGCCAGCGGAGGTACCGAAAAACACACCTTTTATAGCTCGCTGACATATACCCGTACAGAAGACAATATGCCGGGAAATAACGATAATACTTTCAAGATCAACATAAACCAGGATTTTAAATTCAATAGCAAACTGAAAGTAGGGCTGGTCACCGATCTTACCCAAAGAATAACCTCCGGAAAAAGGGCATTGACCATAGACAACAGGACCTTACCCTACCTGAGATTCAGGGATGAACAAGAAAACAACCTCTCCATGCCTTACATGCAAACATTCTCCAGGGACGAATTGCCGGGTTTTGAATCTGCAAGTGGTATTGACCTGGATTACAATCCGCTGGACGAATATGACAGGGGATATGACAAAGGCAGGGATTTTCAGGCAAGGATAACGGCCAGCTTGAATTGGGAGTTGCTGGAAGGATTAGAGTTTCAGGGGCTTTACGGATATGTCCGGGGAAACGGCAAGGTTGTGGAGTATAATAACCCCGATAATTTTGTAGTACGCCTGGAAAATGCCACAATGACACAACCCGCAACATCTCCGGAAGGCAGCCCCATTCACCATATTCCGCTGGACGGGGGACACTATTACGAAGAAAACGGCCTGGAGCGCAATTGGGTAGTCAGGAATCAACTGAATTTTAACAGGGAATGGGACCATAAACACAGGCTAAACATTCTGGTAGGACAGGAGGCTCAGGAGCAGTTAACAACGGTAACAAGCAGTTTTACAAGGGCTTTTGACGATCAAAGTTTGACGTTTCCATCCCTGGATCTGAACGAACTTTCAACAACGGGGATAGGTAATCCGGTAATTGCGCAGGACCCTTTCGGAAGAAGTTATATCAGTATTGGTGGAGAAAGGGCACCGTTCAGGATCGTGGAAGACCGATACAGGTTTTCTTCCTATTATGGTACCCTGAATTATACCTTAAACCATAAATATGTAATTAACGGAAGCGGGCGTATAGACCGTTCCAATCTCTTTGGAAGAGACCAGTCAGCGCAAAATAAGCCTGTATGGAGTGCAGGTTTTAAATGGTTACTGGGAAATGAAGATTTTCTCAATCATGCAGCCTGGCTGGATAATTTGGGACTACGGGCAACCTACGGTCTTACAGGAAATGCTCCGAGCCCCGGAACAGCTTCTTCCTATGATATATTGTCCTCATCTTCCAGCTCATTGTTTAACAGGGGATATGAAATTACCACTCCGGGCAATCCCGATCTCACCTGGGAAAGTACCAGAACATTAAATCTGGGGGTAGACTTCGGTTTTTTTAATGAACACTTAAGCGGTTCCATAGATTATTACATCAAAAAAACGGAAAACCTTATTGGTTTTGTTCCGACAAACAGTTTTACAGGGTATTCCGGCATTACCGGAAACTTTGGTGATATTGAGAACGAGGGACTGGAAATAATGCTCAAGACCTTAAATATAAACACCGGAAATTTCTCCTGGTACACGCAATTTATCCTGGGGTATAACCAAAATCAAATAACACGCCTCAATCAACAAGTGCCCATAGTGGATGGTAGCGAATTAATTTACACAAGGTATCTTGAAGGGTATTCCGCATTTAGTTTGTTTGCGTATGACTTTGTGGGGCTGGATGAGATGGGGGACCCGCAAATCCGTCTCGCAGATGGTAGCACTACCAAAATGCCTTTTGGCACTACCGTTGAAGACATGAAATATATGGGGACATACCAGCCCAAGTGGTCGGGAGGGTTCAGTAATAGCTTTTCATATGGAAATTTCACCCTTAATGCCAATATCATATATAATCTTGGACACGTGATGCGGCTGGACAGCCCGAATCCCTTTATTGCATTTTCAGGCGGACGACTTATTGCTGATGCTTCTAATAATTTTACATCCGGAAACCTGCATCCCGATATTTTAAATAGATGGCGTCAGGCAGGAGACGAAGCTGTTACAAATGTGCCTTCCTATGTGGCCGAGAGAGCAGTTAGCCAGGGCAGAAGAAATATAGATTACTATACCTATGGCGATATCAATGTAGCTTCGGCCTCCTATGTTAAATTACGCGATATCAGTTTAAATTACAGGTTTCCCGAATCCCTTTTGGACCAGGTTGGTTTTGACAGTTTTTCTTTACGTGTACAACTTAGCAACCTGATGCTGTGGAAAAAGAACAAGGCCGGTATAGATCCGGAATTTCATAACCTCCGGATGGGCCGACGCAGTGTTCCCATTAACCAGAAGTCCATCACATTCGGGTTACACCTATCAATTTAA
- a CDS encoding protein-disulfide reductase DsbD family protein — MKKLIFFFLLCAFAAGRAQVFEPATWTTSVERVSGTEYNLISTARIDSGWHLYSQNVPADGPVPTTFTYDDANGAFRFVGNTVEGEGITVDDPVFQMKIKYFEAKAVFTQRVEVSGTGTTVHAFVEYMVCDDSKCLPPVEEELVFDLSGAGETVAGTEKKATTTDVQPLPSDKEDSNRGLGTIFFIAFLSGFAALLTPCVFPMIPMTVSFFTKQSKTRARGIRNAIVYGICIIVIYVLLGTAVTAIFGASALNALATNVWFNIIFFLLLVIFAMSFFGAFEIVLPGSWANKVDSQSLRGGFIGIFFMALALAIVSFSCTGPIVGTLLVEAASKGGIAPIVGMLGFSLAIALPFALFAAFPGWLNSLPRSGGWLNTVKVVLGFLELALAFKFLSQADLVLQTHFLEREVFLAIWIAIFGTLVLYLFGKIQLPHDSPVTRLSVGRLCTGVFTLAFTIYLIPGLWGAPLNLISAFPPPQHYSEAPYGVGHSKVESDITASTDHEGLPEGAHLMAPHEILAFDDYDRGLAYARKVGKPVMIDFTGWACVNCRKMEQNVWPDPGILDILRNEVVLISLYVDDKRKLEDDEVVESKLRPGKQLKYVGQKWSELQTIKYKANSQPFYVLMDHNEENLNDPVGYTPDVQEYYEWLRQGLENFKKQ, encoded by the coding sequence ATGAAAAAACTTATTTTTTTCTTTCTCCTTTGTGCATTTGCAGCAGGAAGGGCTCAGGTTTTTGAACCTGCGACATGGACAACTTCGGTTGAAAGGGTTTCCGGTACGGAATACAATCTGATATCCACAGCCCGGATAGATTCCGGGTGGCATTTGTATTCGCAGAATGTTCCGGCAGATGGTCCTGTACCCACAACCTTTACTTATGACGATGCCAACGGTGCTTTCCGGTTTGTTGGCAATACCGTGGAAGGAGAGGGTATTACTGTTGACGATCCCGTTTTTCAGATGAAAATTAAATATTTTGAAGCCAAAGCAGTGTTTACGCAGCGGGTCGAAGTATCGGGAACAGGAACTACCGTGCATGCTTTCGTAGAATATATGGTCTGTGATGATTCAAAATGCCTGCCACCTGTTGAAGAGGAACTGGTCTTTGACCTTTCTGGCGCCGGAGAAACCGTTGCCGGAACGGAAAAAAAGGCCACTACAACGGATGTTCAGCCCCTACCATCAGATAAGGAAGATTCGAACAGAGGCCTGGGCACCATTTTTTTTATAGCATTTCTGTCAGGTTTTGCAGCCTTGTTAACACCTTGTGTATTCCCGATGATCCCCATGACGGTAAGTTTTTTTACCAAGCAAAGTAAAACCAGGGCCAGAGGTATTCGAAATGCCATTGTTTACGGGATATGTATTATTGTTATTTATGTATTGTTGGGAACAGCCGTTACCGCTATATTCGGAGCCAGTGCCCTAAACGCACTGGCAACCAATGTATGGTTCAATATCATTTTCTTTTTACTGCTGGTCATTTTTGCCATGTCTTTTTTTGGAGCCTTTGAGATTGTATTGCCCGGTTCCTGGGCCAATAAGGTAGATTCGCAAAGCCTTCGGGGCGGGTTTATAGGGATATTTTTCATGGCCCTGGCCCTGGCTATTGTCTCTTTCTCCTGTACCGGCCCGATAGTGGGGACCCTGCTTGTGGAGGCAGCTTCAAAAGGCGGTATAGCCCCCATTGTGGGCATGCTGGGTTTTTCCCTGGCCATTGCTTTACCTTTTGCCCTGTTTGCAGCTTTTCCCGGATGGTTAAATTCCCTGCCGAGATCAGGCGGATGGTTAAATACCGTAAAAGTGGTACTGGGTTTTCTGGAATTGGCCCTGGCCTTTAAATTTCTGTCGCAGGCAGACCTGGTACTGCAAACCCATTTTTTGGAGCGCGAAGTGTTTCTGGCCATATGGATCGCTATTTTCGGAACGCTGGTTCTATATCTCTTTGGAAAAATACAATTGCCCCATGATTCGCCCGTAACCCGGCTCTCTGTCGGGAGACTTTGTACAGGAGTGTTCACACTGGCATTCACCATATACCTGATTCCCGGACTTTGGGGGGCACCGCTGAACCTGATAAGTGCTTTTCCCCCGCCGCAGCATTATAGCGAAGCGCCCTATGGTGTTGGTCATTCAAAAGTTGAGAGCGATATAACCGCATCAACGGATCATGAAGGACTGCCGGAAGGTGCCCATTTAATGGCCCCCCATGAAATTCTGGCTTTTGACGATTATGATAGAGGGCTCGCCTATGCCAGAAAAGTTGGAAAACCCGTGATGATCGATTTTACGGGCTGGGCCTGTGTGAATTGCAGAAAAATGGAGCAAAATGTCTGGCCTGATCCGGGGATTCTGGATATACTCCGGAATGAAGTGGTTTTAATTTCACTTTATGTAGATGACAAGAGAAAACTTGAAGATGATGAAGTCGTTGAATCAAAGCTAAGACCGGGCAAGCAATTAAAATATGTCGGACAAAAATGGAGTGAGTTACAGACCATAAAATATAAGGCCAACTCACAACCTTTTTATGTGCTGATGGACCACAATGAAGAAAACCTTAATGATCCGGTAGGTTATACCCCTGATGTTCAGGAATACTACGAGTGGCTGAGACAGGGACTGGAAAACTTTAAAAAACAATAG
- a CDS encoding TlpA family protein disulfide reductase, whose amino-acid sequence MKQLFRITLVLLCCWGCENEQKTEGMILSGSISGNDVPGVIKIRANDYEKDVALGAHGNFIDTLKIERSGYYSLVIGKNNTIVYLKKDGDLYLKADTDRDKFHKNLVYTGTFETANNYLARKRELQDKWNYSQPDKLFVLEEKAFKKVIDVQKETLDSLAEASALPEDFAALEKKGNYYEYAFHILRYPSFHHYFAKKDTLDLDEDFDTGIRDIDFRNEKDFINIPAYKKLVFYKFGEEMNEKYSKNKAQGMESNGHPEFMETIRTYPRGDIKDALLLRNTYYLSPVSDNLEETYRYFMAELQGEKAREKVREKYEKVRKLAKGEPSPGFNYENFKGGTTSLEDLRGKYVYIDIWATWCGPCKAEIPYLKAAEKEYHDKNIVFVSISIDKEEDREKWKSMIEEEQLGGIQLITDKDWKSRFIMDYGIEGIPRFVLIDPRGNIVSADAPRPSSPEMKALLDTIL is encoded by the coding sequence ATGAAACAATTATTCAGAATAACATTGGTCCTGTTGTGTTGTTGGGGCTGCGAGAACGAACAAAAAACGGAAGGTATGATACTGTCCGGATCGATATCCGGAAACGATGTCCCGGGAGTGATAAAAATACGGGCAAATGATTATGAGAAAGACGTTGCATTGGGTGCTCACGGGAACTTTATCGACACCTTAAAAATAGAAAGGTCGGGGTATTATTCCCTGGTGATCGGGAAAAATAATACTATCGTGTATTTGAAGAAAGACGGTGATCTGTACCTTAAGGCTGATACCGACCGGGATAAGTTCCATAAAAACCTGGTCTATACCGGTACGTTTGAAACAGCAAATAACTACCTGGCACGAAAACGTGAATTACAGGATAAATGGAACTATTCCCAGCCGGATAAATTATTTGTCCTGGAGGAAAAAGCGTTCAAAAAAGTAATAGATGTTCAAAAGGAAACCCTGGATTCTCTGGCAGAAGCATCTGCACTACCCGAAGATTTTGCCGCACTGGAAAAAAAGGGAAATTATTATGAATACGCTTTTCATATTCTGAGGTATCCTTCTTTTCACCATTATTTTGCTAAAAAGGATACTTTGGATCTCGATGAAGATTTCGATACCGGGATCAGGGATATAGACTTTCGGAATGAGAAAGATTTTATAAATATCCCGGCATATAAAAAACTGGTGTTCTATAAATTCGGAGAGGAGATGAATGAGAAGTACAGTAAGAATAAGGCACAGGGAATGGAAAGCAACGGGCACCCCGAATTTATGGAGACCATCAGGACATACCCCAGGGGGGATATAAAGGACGCGCTACTGTTGCGCAATACCTACTATTTGTCACCGGTCTCGGATAACCTGGAAGAAACCTATCGGTATTTTATGGCCGAGTTACAGGGGGAAAAGGCCAGGGAAAAGGTCAGGGAAAAATATGAAAAGGTAAGGAAGCTTGCAAAAGGGGAACCTTCTCCCGGGTTTAACTATGAAAATTTCAAAGGAGGAACCACTTCACTTGAAGATTTAAGGGGGAAGTATGTCTATATCGATATATGGGCTACCTGGTGCGGGCCGTGTAAGGCGGAAATTCCGTATTTAAAAGCTGCGGAAAAGGAATACCACGATAAAAACATAGTGTTTGTAAGCATTTCCATTGATAAGGAGGAAGACCGTGAAAAATGGAAATCCATGATAGAAGAGGAACAACTCGGGGGAATACAATTGATTACCGATAAGGATTGGAAATCCCGGTTTATTATGGATTATGGCATAGAAGGAATTCCCAGATTCGTACTGATCGATCCCCGTGGAAATATAGTTTCGGCCGATGCTCCCCGTCCTTCATCACCCGAAATGAAGGCATTGTTAGATACGATTCTATAG
- a CDS encoding TlpA family protein disulfide reductase: protein MNLKKVIIAISCLFAGTFLTAQEVTGIQADIRAMTKETDPEKAIVIKDRIIKEYDLDTLKDSETMDMLNGNVALAFVMKKNYKEFEKYIGKIKNRFNQTSMLNMAANKLLAEDIDANYANKIAVKTLEEYYSFKDDPNARPDSYTLENWERFITFSKYPYYDTYAKSLFALKRYKEALQYQRMTFQGEPEEGLPVSVERYAKLLELNGEKESAKQLLLKIAGKGKLNKGMIAQLESFYVSERGNNAGFDAYMDSLQNNKAELIKDLRTKMINEPAPPFTLKDLSGKQVSLSDYKGKIVILDLWATWCVPCIKSFPAMQKQVKKHPDVAFLFIAVQETGDNIPEKVKNFMDKKNYSFHVLLDEPVAKGSEKYKIVSAYKPNGIPAKYFIDKKGKLRFRSKGFDTDQELMNEIDAMITIMKTL, encoded by the coding sequence ATGAATTTAAAAAAAGTAATTATCGCAATATCCTGCCTGTTCGCAGGTACATTTCTAACTGCCCAGGAAGTAACCGGAATACAGGCGGACATACGTGCAATGACCAAGGAGACGGATCCTGAAAAAGCCATTGTCATAAAGGACCGGATTATTAAAGAGTATGATCTGGACACATTAAAAGACTCCGAAACCATGGATATGTTAAACGGAAATGTTGCCCTGGCTTTTGTGATGAAAAAGAATTATAAGGAGTTTGAAAAATACATCGGGAAAATTAAAAACAGGTTCAATCAGACATCTATGCTCAATATGGCTGCCAATAAGCTTTTAGCCGAAGATATCGATGCTAATTACGCCAATAAAATAGCAGTAAAAACCCTGGAAGAATATTATTCGTTCAAAGATGATCCCAATGCAAGACCCGACAGTTATACCCTGGAAAACTGGGAAAGGTTCATTACCTTTTCAAAATATCCTTATTACGACACTTATGCAAAATCACTGTTTGCCCTGAAAAGGTATAAGGAAGCCCTGCAATACCAGCGAATGACATTTCAGGGCGAACCGGAAGAAGGCCTTCCCGTTTCGGTTGAGCGATATGCCAAACTCCTCGAATTGAACGGGGAGAAAGAAAGTGCAAAACAGCTGCTGTTAAAAATTGCAGGAAAAGGCAAACTGAACAAAGGCATGATTGCCCAGCTGGAGTCGTTCTATGTCTCCGAAAGAGGCAATAATGCGGGGTTTGATGCCTATATGGACAGTCTGCAGAATAATAAGGCTGAACTCATAAAAGATCTCAGGACAAAAATGATTAATGAACCTGCCCCTCCTTTTACCTTAAAAGATTTAAGCGGAAAACAGGTGAGCCTGTCCGATTATAAAGGAAAAATAGTGATCCTGGATTTGTGGGCCACCTGGTGTGTGCCTTGTATAAAGTCATTTCCGGCCATGCAGAAACAGGTTAAAAAACATCCGGATGTAGCATTCCTGTTCATCGCTGTGCAGGAAACAGGAGATAATATCCCGGAAAAGGTGAAAAACTTTATGGACAAGAAGAATTATTCCTTTCATGTATTACTGGACGAACCTGTCGCAAAAGGTTCCGAAAAATATAAGATTGTCTCTGCATACAAACCAAACGGAATACCGGCAAAATATTTTATCGACAAAAAAGGGAAACTCCGGTTCAGGTCAAAAGGTTTTGATACCGATCAGGAACTGATGAATGAAATAGATGCCATGATTACCATAATGAAGACTTTATAG